From Pyrenophora tritici-repentis strain M4 chromosome 1, whole genome shotgun sequence, the proteins below share one genomic window:
- a CDS encoding kinesin light chain 3: MQAAAYIEASGITVQEYRSRLDDYKEPAIEHSGDSSEGRIQESGVEGPVAAALFLSIDQISRDHAFAADCLFLAACVDRKDISLDLLEAVSMQAREDAIRMLDKYALVTRRPAESALDLHRLVHQALRKRLQMQGQLQEWTQRTITQLLQVFPDDDHSNRSKWRRLLPHAQYALSHSSADNNDEERTRLASKCATALFSDGRYEEAEELYVQVMQTRKRVLGDEHPDMLSSMNNLAATYWNQGRWKEAEELQVQVMQTRKRVLTDEHPDTLTSMNNLALTYWNQGRWKEAEELQVQVMQTRKRVLTDEHPDTLTSMNNLALTYWNQGRWKEAEELQVQVMQTRKRVLTDEHPDTLTSMNNLALTYWNQGRWKEAEELQVQVMQTRKRVLTDEHPSTLTSMANLAATYRNQGRWKEAEELEMQVLQTSKRVLSDEHPNTLTSMANLAATYRNQGRWKEAEELEVQVLQTSKRVLTDEHPDMLSSMNNLALTYWNQGRWKEAEELQVQVMQTRKRVLTDEHPDTLTSMNNLALTYWNQGRWKEAEELQVQVLQTSKRVLTDEHPDMLSSMNNLALTYWNQGRWKEAEELQVQVMQTRKRVLTDEHPDTLTSMNNLALTYWNQGRWKEAEELQVQVMQTRKRVLTDEHPSTLTSMANLAATYRNQGRWKEAEELQVQVLQTSKRVLSDEHPDTLNSMHNLAFTLQSQARHEEAFALIERCLQLREQVLGEEHPNTQLSLSILSSWRVECE, from the coding sequence ATGCAAGCAGCGGCCTATATAGAGGCTAGCGGTATAACAGTGCAAGAGTATCGATCACGACTAGATGATTATAAAGAACCAGCTATCGAGCACAGCGGTGACTCGTCTGAAGGCAGAATACAAGAGTCTGGCGTGGAAGGCCCTGTAGCTGCTGCACTGTTTCTCTCCATAGACCAGATTAGCCGTGATCATGCGTTTGCCGCAGACTGTCTGTTTCTTGCTGCATGCGTAGACCGAAAGGACATCTCGCTTGATCTTCTAGAGGCAGTCTCGATGCAAGCAAGAGAAGATGCTATTAGGATGCTTGATAAGTATGCGCTTGTCACCAGACGACCTGCTGAGTCTGCGCTAGATCTTCATCGACTCGTCCATCAAGCCCTACGTAAGCGACTGCAAATGCAGGGACAGCTCCAAGAATGGACTCAACGCACTATCACACAGCTACTTCAAGTGTTTCCAGACGATGACCATAGTAACAGAAGCAAGTGGAGACGACTGCTTCCGCATGCCCAGTATGCTTTGTCACATAGTTCGGCGGATAATAACGACGAAGAAAGAACACGCCTTGCATCAAAATGTGCTACGGCTCTGTTTAGTGACGGACGGTATGAGGAGGCCGAAGAGCTATATGTGCAAGTGATGCAGACGAGGAAGAGAGTGCTTGGCGACGAGCATCCTGACATGCTGAGCAGCATGAACAACCTAGCGGCGACGTACTGGAACCAAGGGCGATGGAAGGAGGCCGAAGAGCTGCAGGTGCAAGTGATGCAGACGAGGAAGAGAGTGCTTACCGACGAGCATCCTGACACTCTGACCAGCATGAACAACCTAGCATTGACGTACTGGAACCAAGGGCGATGGAAGGAGGCTGAAGAGCTGCAGGTGCAAGTGATGCAGACGAGGAAGAGAGTGCTTACCGACGAGCATCCTGACACTCTGACCAGCATGAACAACCTAGCGTTGACGTACTGGAACCAAGGGCGATGGAAGGAGGCCGAAGAGCTGCAGGTGCAAGTGATGCAGACGAGGAAGAGAGTGCTTACCGACGAGCATCCTGACACTCTGACCAGCATGAACAACCTAGCGTTGACGTACTGGAACCAAGGGCGATGGAAGGAGGCTGAAGAGCTGCAGGTGCAAGTGATGCAGACGAGGAAGAGAGTGCTTACCGACGAGCATCCTTCCACGCTGACCAGCATGGCCAACCTAGCGGCGACGTACAGGAACCAAGGGCGATGGAAGGAGGCCGAAGAGCTGGAAATGCAAGTGCTACAGACGAGCAAGAGAGTGCTTAGCGACGAGCATCCTAACACGCTGACCAGCATGGCCAACCTAGCGGCGACGTACAGGAACCAAGGGCGATGGAAGGAGGCTGAAGAGCTGGAAGTGCAAGTGCTGCAGACGAGCAAGAGAGTGCTTACCGACGAGCATCCTGACATGCTGAGCAGCATGAACAACCTAGCGTTGACGTACTGGAACCAAGGGCGATGGAAGGAGGCTGAAGAGCTGCAGGTGCAAGTGATGCAGACGAGGAAGAGAGTGCTTACCGACGAGCATCCTGACACTCTGACCAGCATGAACAACCTAGCATTGACGTACTGGAACCAAGGGCGATGGAAGGAGGCTGAAGAGCTGCAGGTGCAAGTGCTGCAGACGAGCAAGAGAGTGCTTACCGACGAGCATCCTGACATGCTGAGCAGCATGAACAACCTAGCGTTGACGTACTGGAACCAAGGGCGATGGAAGGAGGCCGAAGAGCTGCAGGTGCAAGTGATGCAGACGAGGAAGAGAGTGCTTACCGACGAGCATCCTGACACTCTGACCAGCATGAACAACCTAGCGTTGACGTACTGGAACCAAGGGCGATGGAAGGAGGCTGAAGAGCTGCAGGTGCAAGTGATGCAGACGAGGAAGAGAGTGCTTACCGACGAGCATCCTTCCACGCTGACCAGCATGGCCAACCTAGCGGCGACGTACAGGAACCAAGGGCGATGGAAGGAGGCCGAAGAGCTGCAGGTGCAAGTGCTACAGACGAGCAAGAGAGTGCTTAGCGATGAGCATCCTGACACGCTGAACAGCATGCATAATCTCGCCTTCACGCTGCAGTCGCAAGCTCGTCACGAAGAGGCTTTTGCACTGATAGAAAGATGCTTACAGCTGCGTGAGCAGGTTCTTGGCGAGGAACACCCTAATACACAGTTATCGCTTAGTATCCTGAGCAGCTGGCGAGTCGAGTGTGAGTAA
- a CDS encoding CDC6, Cdc6-related protein, AAA superfamily ATPase, whose translation MRLLHYDALGRLVLTDFRGKTIPPYAILSHRWSDAEILIEDILNGTYKEKEEGYRKLRFCANQAAQDNLQYFWIDTCCIDRWNNNERSKAINSMFQWYKNAAQCYVFLLDVSVSTEAEPVQRSDWEALFRASAWFTRGWTLQELIAPASVDFFSREGYPIGDKASLDQLIHEITNIPLAALRNCPLHEFSTSERERWAESRRTTEGEDVVYCLLGILGVSMPTTYGEGQESARRRLRAELEGAVDAPSIIPFSRNPRFVGRESQLAELEAKLFSNDQTTTTLAIVGPGGTGKSQLALEVAHRTRQNNKNCLVFWMDASDKDSLYQSYAQRCQQASQAGLILIDCRSQTILWDVPLCTSLYIVCDLQSIRIKPA comes from the coding sequence ATGCGGCTTCTCCACTATGACGCGCTGGGAAGGCTCGTCTTAACGGATTTCCGCGGCAAGACGATCCCACCCTACGCCATTCTGTCGCACAGATGGAGCGACGCTGAGATCCTTATCGAAGACATATTAAACGGAACCtacaaggagaaggaagaaGGCTATCGAAAGCTTAGGTTCTGTGCTAATCAAGCAGCCCAGGACAATCTGCAGTACTTCTGGATCGACACTTGCTGCATCGACAGGTGGAACAACAATGAGCGCTCGAAGGCTATTAACTCGATGTTCCAGTGGTACAAGAATGCGGCGCAATGCTACGTCTTCTTGCTAGACGTCTCGGTGTCGACTGAGGCAGAGCCGGTCCAACGCAGCGACTGGGAAGCGTTATTCCGTGCAAGCGCATGGTTCACTCGGGGATGGACCCTGCAAGAGCTGATTGCGCCAGCGTCAGTCGATTTCTTCTCACGTGAAGGATATCCCATAGGCGACAAAGCGTCGCTCGACCAGCTTATCCACGAGATTACTAACATCCCGCTCGCGGCGTTGCGTAACTGTCCTTTACACGAGTTCAGTACATCCGAGCGAGAGAGATGGGCCGAAAGTCGCAGAACAACGGAAGGGGAAGACGTTGTATACTGCCTGCTTGGGATTCTTGGTGTCTCTATGCCCACCACGTATGGCGAAGGACAGGAGAGTGCACGACGCAGACTGCGGGCTGAATTGGAGGGAGCTGTTGACGCACCGTCGATCATTCCCTTCTCACGAAACCCCCGCTTTGTAGGCCGAGAGTCACAGCTCGCCGAGCTAGAAGCAAAGCTCTTTAGCAACGACCAGACCACGACCACACTAGCAATCGTTGGACCTGGCGGAACTGGCAAGTCGCAGCTCGCGCTCGAGGTTGCGCACAGAACAAGGCAGAACAACAAGAACTGCTTGGTCTTTTGGATGGACGCAAGCGACAAAGACAGTCTCTACCAGTCCTATGCacagagatgtcaacaagcaagtcaagctggcttgattcttatcgattgcagatcacagaccattctctgggacgtgccactgtgcacgagcctctatattgtctgtgatctgcaatcgataagaatcaagccagcttga
- a CDS encoding CysJ, Sulfite reductase, alpha subunit (flavoprotein) encodes MASATEPIPGPPGLPLLGNLKDIDPTVPILSFCNLTLQYGPIWKFTLGVGGERIMIASQALMNEVCDEERFRKNVVAALVEVRNGVHDGLFTAHAEEENWGIAHRVLLPALGPLAIRGMFDDMHDISSQLVMKWARYGAGHQINVTDDFTRLTLDTIALCAMDYRFNSYYTNEMHPFIDAMVDFLKTSGDRARRDPIMQMFYSAETQKYWRDIDLLRKTSLEVVETRKKNPTDKKDLLNGMLKGVDPKTGKKMTEESVMDNMITFLIAGHETTSGLLSFAFYYLLRNPDVYQKAQQEVDNVVGKGPVNVDHLSRVPYLTAVLRETLRLQPTAPAINLTAKEDTTIGGKYAVKAGQPIICLFPMIHRDPAVYGEDAEEFRPERMLDEEFERRNKEFPNCWKPFGNGMRACIGRAFAWQEALLVLVLLLQNLNFSMDDPSYQLQIKQALTIKPKDFYMRATLRSGISATGLKTSLASATANRPDSTKSTSGTAKVSDGKAAKGKPIAIYYGSNTGTCEALANRLASDAAQHGFTAEVVDTLDTVRENLPTDKPVVIVTPSYEGAPADNAAHFVSWLATLKEKELENVSYAVFGCGHRDWAKTYQKIPKYIDATLEERAATRVADMGVADAAEGDIFTAFETWEDQILWPALRAKYGSEQATGEGSLETNLDVEISAPRSSTLRQDVYEAVVENVQVLSTSDASEKRHIEISLPSSMSYTAGDYLAILPLNPKQNIQRTMRYFGLTWDSMLTISTNGPTTLPTDIPVSANAVLGAYVELAQPASKRNVQALIDTTTDDTEKKELTRLADEAFSSEITAKRVSILDLLEQFPSTKLPLGVFLKMLPPMRVRQYSISSSPIWNPSNVTLTYSVVNDVALSGRGHHVGVATNYLANLTAGDRLHVSVRQSHKAFHLPKDPEKIPIIMIAAGTGLAPFRGFIQERAAQVAAGRNLAPAILFYGCRTPTTDLMYADLLKRWEDMGAVSIRYAFSRQPEESHGCKYVQDRVYHDRADVVKLFDAGAKLFVCGSRNVGNGVQETLIRVAKERHLEKEGVEADDARTRVWFDELRNERFATDVFE; translated from the exons ATGGCATCCGCTACTGAGCCAATACCTGGTCCTCCCGGCCTACCTCTACTGGGCAATCTCAAAGACATTGACCCGACAGTCCCAATATTATCTTTTTGCAACCTGACGTTGCAGTATG GCCCAATATGGAAATTCACTCTTGGCGTCGGCGGCGAACGTATCATGATTGCAAGCCAAGCACTCATGAACGAGGTTTGCGATGAGGAACGATTTAGAAAGAACGTTGTAGCTGCACTGGTCGAAGTGCGCAACGGTGTACACGATGGTCTCTTCACAGCGCATGCCGAAGAAGAAAATTGGGGCATCGCACATCGCGTGCTGTTACCAGCGCTCGGACCACTTGCCATTCGCGGCATGTTCGACGACATGCACGACATTTCTTCTCAGCTTGTCATGAAGTGGGCGAGATATGGAGCAGGACACCAGATCAACGTCACCGACGACTTCACGCGCCTGACTCTCGACACCATCGCGCTATGTGCTATGGACTACCGTTTCAACTCGTATTACACAAACGAGATGCATCCATTCATCGACGCAATGGTGGATTTCCTCAAGACCAGCGGGGACCGAGCAAGGAGAGACCCCATCATGCAAATGTTCTACAGCGCCGAGACCCAGAAGTACTGGAGGGATATTGACTTACTGCGCAAGACTAGTCTTGAGGTCGTCGAGACGAGAAAGAAGAACCCTACAGACAAAAAGGACCTGCTCAATGGCATGTTGAAAGGTGTTGATCCGAAAACTGGAAAGAAGATGACT GAAGAAAGCGTCATGGACAACATGATTACATTTTTGATTGCTGGGCATGAAACAACTTCCGGCTTATTGTCATTCGCATTTTACTACCTGCTAAGGAATCCGGACGTATACCAAAAAGCACAGCAAGAGGTCGACAATGTCGTTGGCAAAGGTCCAGTCAATGTTGATCACTTATCACGTGTTCCTTACCTGACAGCTGTGCTTCGAGAAACTCTTCGACTTCAGCCAACTGCCCCAGCTATCAATCTTACCGCAAAGGAAGACACCACCATTGGCGGTAAATATGCCGTAAAGGCTGGGCAGCCAATCATTTGTCTCTTCCCCATG ATTCATCGGGATCCTGCTGTATACGGAGAAGACGCTGAAGAGTTCCGTCCAGAGAGGATGCTCGATGAGGAGTTTGAGCGACGCAACAAGGAGTTCCCCAATTGCTGGAAGCCCTTTGGAAACGGCATGCGCGCATGTATCGGAAGAGCCTTTGCCTGGCAAGAAGCTCTCCTGGTGCTCGTCCTCCTGCTGCAGAACTTGAACTTTTCAATGGACGACCCTTCATACCAACTCCAAATCAAGCAGGCTTTGACCATCAAGCCCAAGGACTTTTACATGCGCGCAACTCTTCGCAGCGGAATCTCAGCTACAGGCCTCAAGACATCTTTAGCATCAGCCACTGCCAACCGGCCAGACTCCACTAAGAGCACCAGTGGTACCGCCAAAGTATCAGACGGAAAGGCCGCAAAGGGAAAGCCGATAGCCATCTACTATGGTTCGAACACAGGGACTTGCGAGGCGCTGGCTAACCGCCTTGCCAGTGATGCTGCACAGCATGGTTTCACTGCAGAGGTGGTAGACACTTTGGATACTGTGCGCGAGAATCTACCGACCGACAAACCTGTCGTAATCGTCACCCCGTCTTATGAAGGAGCTCCCGCAGATAATGCAGCGCATTTTGTCAGCTGGCTAGCCACCCtgaaggagaaggagctGGAGAATGTCTCATACGCAGTCTTCGGATGTGGCCACCGTGATTGGGCGAAGACATATCAGAAGATCCCCAAGTACATTGACGCCACTCTGGAGGAACGCGCTGCGACTAGGGTAGCCGACATGGGCGTTGCTGATGCCGCAGAAGGTGACATCTTTACTGCATTCGAGACTTGGGAAGACCAGATCCTGTGGCCAGCTCTACGCGCCAAGTACGGATCAGAGCAAGCTACTGGTGAAGGCTCATTGGAGACCAATCTCGACGTCGAAATTTCGGCACCCAGATCGTCTACGCTCCGTCAAGATGTCTACGAGGCCGTTGTAGAGAATGTCCAGGTTCTTTCCACATCTGATGCGAGTGAGAAGAGGCATATCGAGATAAGCCTCCCATCAAGCATGTCATACACGGCGGGTGATTACCTGGCCATCCTACCTTTGAACCCCAAGCAGAACATCCAGCGTACCATGCGATACTTTGGCTTGACTTGGGATTCAATGCTCACCATATCCACGAATGGCCCAACCACACTACCAACCGATATACCAGTCAGCGCCAATGCTGTCCTCGGCGCCTACGTGGAGCTTGCTCAACCAGCGAGCAAGCGCAATGTCCAAGCCCTGATCGATACCACAACCGACGATACCGAAAAGAAGGAACTCACCCGCCTAGCCGACGAAGCATTCAGCTCAGAGATAACAGCAAAGCGAGTATCCATCCTCGACCTCCTCGAACAATTCCCATCTACCAAGCTACCCCTCGGTGTCTTTCTGAAGATGCTGCCACCCATGCGCGTACGACAATACTCCATCTCATCGTCGCCCATCTGGAACCCATCCAACGTCACACTCACATACTCGGTCGTAAACGACGTAGCACTCAGCGGTCGCGGACACCACGTCGGCGTCGCCACAAACTACCTCGCCAACCTCACCGCGGGCGATAGACTCCACGTCAGCGTCCGCCAGTCACACAAGGCGTTCCACCTCCCCAAGGACCCGGAGAAGATCCCCATCATCATGATAGCAGCAGGCACCGGCCTCGCACCCTTCCGCGGCTTCATCCAAGAACGTGCCGCACAAGTCGCAGCCGGCCGCAACCTCGCGCCCGCCATCCTCTTCTACGGCTGCCGCACACCCACCACCGACCTCATGTACGCTGATCTCCTCAAGCGCTGGGAAGATATGGGCGCGGTATCCATCCGCTACGCCTTTTCCCGCCAACCTGAGGAGTCGCATGGCTGCAAGTACGTGCAAGATCGCGTGTACCACGACCGTGCCGATGTGGTCAAATTATTTGATGCAGGGGCTAAGCTGTTTGTCTGCGGGTCCCGCAATGTAGGCAATGGTGTGCAGGAGACGCTTATAAGGGTGGCGAAGGAGAGGCACCTTGAGAAGGAAGGTGTTGAGGCGGATGATGCGAGGACGAGGGTATGGTTTGATGAGTTGAGGAATGAGAGGTTTGCTACGGATGTGTTTGAGTAG